One part of the Augochlora pura isolate Apur16 chromosome 3, APUR_v2.2.1, whole genome shotgun sequence genome encodes these proteins:
- the LOC144467745 gene encoding ras-related and estrogen-regulated growth inhibitor isoform X2, with translation MVTNARSMTSNAIRGIRRKKSSLCEVKVAVIGAPGVGKSALTVRFLTRRYIGEYDHQSENRYKHEVLVDGEPILFEILDTCPKSEDELPSADTLQWADGLLLVYSITDRSSFNFVRKAKDTLAVADPEATMPLAMVGNKADMVHLRQVSTEEGEILAKDFECWFSEVSAAEQVTQVAESFHELCREVLAARRRNKQSLLDRMLGSKATRAYSRGKSDSALPKD, from the exons ATGG TGACAAATGCGCGGAGTATGACGTCAAATGCAATTAGAGGCATACGGAGGAAGAAGAGCTCGCTATGCGAGGTAAAGGTGGCTGTGATTGGAGCACCCGGGGTCGGAAAGAGCG CTCTGACGGTGAGGTTTCTAACAAGGAGATACATCGGGGAATATGATCACCAGTCAG AGAACAGATACAAACACGAGGTGCTAGTGGACGGTGAACCTattctttttgaaattttggATACCTGCCCGAAG AGCGAAGACGAATTGCCATCAGCAGATACTCTGCAATGGGCTGACGGATTGCTTTTAGTGTATTCGATAACTGATAGAAGTTCCTTCAATTTTGTAAGAAAGGCGAAGGACACACTTGCTGTGGCTGATCCAGAAGCCACGATGCCTCTTGCTATGGTGGGAAACAAAGCTGACATGGTACACTTGAGACAAGTTAGCACAGAAGAAGGAGAGATACTCGCGAAAGATTTTGAATGCTGGTTCAGCGAAGTGTCCGCGGCTGAACAG GTCACCCAAGTCGCTGAGTCTTTCCACGAATTATGCCGGGAAGTTTTGGCTGCCAGAAGGAGAAACAAACAATCTCTATTGGACAGAATGCTCGGCAGCAAAGCTACACGCGCTTACTCGCGAGGGAAAAGTGATTCGGCGCTTCCGAAGGATTAA
- the LOC144467745 gene encoding ras-related and estrogen-regulated growth inhibitor isoform X1 encodes MLLQLANTTVLLTKPLTNARSMTSNAIRGIRRKKSSLCEVKVAVIGAPGVGKSALTVRFLTRRYIGEYDHQSENRYKHEVLVDGEPILFEILDTCPKSEDELPSADTLQWADGLLLVYSITDRSSFNFVRKAKDTLAVADPEATMPLAMVGNKADMVHLRQVSTEEGEILAKDFECWFSEVSAAEQVTQVAESFHELCREVLAARRRNKQSLLDRMLGSKATRAYSRGKSDSALPKD; translated from the exons ATGTTATTGCAGCTAGCCAATACAACTGTATTATTAACTAAACCGT TGACAAATGCGCGGAGTATGACGTCAAATGCAATTAGAGGCATACGGAGGAAGAAGAGCTCGCTATGCGAGGTAAAGGTGGCTGTGATTGGAGCACCCGGGGTCGGAAAGAGCG CTCTGACGGTGAGGTTTCTAACAAGGAGATACATCGGGGAATATGATCACCAGTCAG AGAACAGATACAAACACGAGGTGCTAGTGGACGGTGAACCTattctttttgaaattttggATACCTGCCCGAAG AGCGAAGACGAATTGCCATCAGCAGATACTCTGCAATGGGCTGACGGATTGCTTTTAGTGTATTCGATAACTGATAGAAGTTCCTTCAATTTTGTAAGAAAGGCGAAGGACACACTTGCTGTGGCTGATCCAGAAGCCACGATGCCTCTTGCTATGGTGGGAAACAAAGCTGACATGGTACACTTGAGACAAGTTAGCACAGAAGAAGGAGAGATACTCGCGAAAGATTTTGAATGCTGGTTCAGCGAAGTGTCCGCGGCTGAACAG GTCACCCAAGTCGCTGAGTCTTTCCACGAATTATGCCGGGAAGTTTTGGCTGCCAGAAGGAGAAACAAACAATCTCTATTGGACAGAATGCTCGGCAGCAAAGCTACACGCGCTTACTCGCGAGGGAAAAGTGATTCGGCGCTTCCGAAGGATTAA
- the LOC144467745 gene encoding ras-related and estrogen-regulated growth inhibitor isoform X3: protein MTSNAIRGIRRKKSSLCEVKVAVIGAPGVGKSALTVRFLTRRYIGEYDHQSENRYKHEVLVDGEPILFEILDTCPKSEDELPSADTLQWADGLLLVYSITDRSSFNFVRKAKDTLAVADPEATMPLAMVGNKADMVHLRQVSTEEGEILAKDFECWFSEVSAAEQVTQVAESFHELCREVLAARRRNKQSLLDRMLGSKATRAYSRGKSDSALPKD, encoded by the exons ATGACGTCAAATGCAATTAGAGGCATACGGAGGAAGAAGAGCTCGCTATGCGAGGTAAAGGTGGCTGTGATTGGAGCACCCGGGGTCGGAAAGAGCG CTCTGACGGTGAGGTTTCTAACAAGGAGATACATCGGGGAATATGATCACCAGTCAG AGAACAGATACAAACACGAGGTGCTAGTGGACGGTGAACCTattctttttgaaattttggATACCTGCCCGAAG AGCGAAGACGAATTGCCATCAGCAGATACTCTGCAATGGGCTGACGGATTGCTTTTAGTGTATTCGATAACTGATAGAAGTTCCTTCAATTTTGTAAGAAAGGCGAAGGACACACTTGCTGTGGCTGATCCAGAAGCCACGATGCCTCTTGCTATGGTGGGAAACAAAGCTGACATGGTACACTTGAGACAAGTTAGCACAGAAGAAGGAGAGATACTCGCGAAAGATTTTGAATGCTGGTTCAGCGAAGTGTCCGCGGCTGAACAG GTCACCCAAGTCGCTGAGTCTTTCCACGAATTATGCCGGGAAGTTTTGGCTGCCAGAAGGAGAAACAAACAATCTCTATTGGACAGAATGCTCGGCAGCAAAGCTACACGCGCTTACTCGCGAGGGAAAAGTGATTCGGCGCTTCCGAAGGATTAA
- the Tfiiebeta gene encoding transcription factor IIEbeta, with protein MDPALLRERELFKKRALTTPTVEKKKKEQEKDSSRDEPLKKKPKPSSVSSGPKLDMVNYKTMSGSTQYKFGVLAKIVKHMKARHQEGDDHPLTLEEILDETNQLDVGSKVKQWLQTEALIKNPKIEVTHDNRFVFKAMYKIKDKKSLLRLLKQQDLKGLGGILLEDIQESLPHCDKHLKSLQNEILFITRPLDKKKIVFYNDKTAQFPIDDEFQKLWRAVAVDAMDDQKIDEYLEKQGIRSMQDHGPKKPAPMKRKKPINKRKQFKKPRDNEHLADVLETYDDTK; from the exons ATGGATCCAGCGTTGTTGAGAGAGCGGGAGCTCTTCAAAAAAAGAGCACTTACAACTCCTAC ggtagagaaaaagaaaaaagaacaagaGAAAGATTCTTCTCGAGATGAACCACTCAAGAAAAAACCTAAACCATCTTCTGTGTCCAGCGGGCCAAAGCTGGACATGGTTAACTATAAAACTATGTCTGGTAGTACTCAGTATAAATTTGGCGTATTagcaaaaatagtaaaacataTGAAAGCTCGGCATCAAGAAGGCGATGATCATCCTTTAACGTTAGAAGAAATTTTAGATGAAACTAATCAATTAGATGTGGGATCTAAG GTAAAACAGTGGCTTCAAACGGAAGCTCTTATAAAAAATCCAAAGATAGAAGTGACACATGACAATAGATTCGTATTCAAAgctatgtataaaataaaagataagaaATCTTTGCTGAGGTTATTGAAGCAACAAGATTTAAAAGGTCTTGGTGGAATCTTGTTGGAGGACATACAAGAAAGTTTGCCACATTGTGATAAGCATTTAAAG AGTTTACAAAATGAGATATTATTCATAACTAGACCTTtagacaaaaagaaaatcgttttCTATAACGATAAAACAGCTCAATTTCCAATAGACgatgaatttcaaaaattatggAGAGCTGTTGCTGTCGATGCAATGGATGAtcaaaaaattgatgaatacCTTGAGAAACAAGGAATACGGTCAATGCAGGATCATGGGCCTAAAAAACCTGCTCcaatgaaaagaaagaagcCTATTAATAAGAGGAAACAATTCAAGAAGCCAAGAGATAATGAACATTTAGCAGATGTTTTAGAAACGTACGAtgatacgaaataa